Proteins encoded together in one Nocardioides marinisabuli window:
- a CDS encoding NuoB/complex I 20 kDa subunit family protein — MGIEEKLPSGVLLTTVEGVAGYMRKASFWPATFGLACCAIEMMTSGGPKYDMARFGMEVFRASPRQADLMIVAGRVSQKMAPVLRQIYDQMAEPKWVLAMGVCASSGGMFNNYAIVQGVDHVVPVDMYLPGCPPRPEMLIDAILKLHDQVQSTKLGANRLAQIEELENERLTALPTSEMKGLLR; from the coding sequence ATGGGTATCGAGGAGAAGCTCCCCAGCGGCGTCCTGCTGACGACCGTCGAGGGCGTGGCCGGCTACATGCGCAAGGCCTCGTTCTGGCCCGCGACGTTCGGCCTGGCCTGCTGCGCCATCGAGATGATGACCAGCGGCGGCCCGAAGTACGACATGGCCCGCTTCGGCATGGAGGTCTTCCGCGCGAGCCCGCGCCAGGCCGACCTGATGATCGTCGCCGGGCGCGTGAGCCAGAAGATGGCCCCGGTCCTGCGCCAGATCTACGACCAGATGGCCGAGCCCAAGTGGGTCCTGGCGATGGGCGTGTGCGCCAGCTCCGGCGGCATGTTCAACAACTACGCGATCGTGCAGGGCGTCGACCACGTCGTGCCCGTCGACATGTACCTGCCCGGCTGCCCGCCGCGGCCCGAGATGCTCATCGACGCGATCCTCAAGCTGCACGACCAGGTCCAGTCGACCAAGCTCGGGGCCAACCGCCTCGCGCAGATCGAGGAGCTCGAGAACGAGCGCCTCACCGCGCTGCCGACCTCCGAGATGAAGGGCCTGCTGCGGTGA
- a CDS encoding NADH-quinone oxidoreductase subunit G, producing the protein MTTTPERTSAEVELVQVTIDGIEVSVPKDTLVIRAAEQVGVQIPRFCDHPLLEPVGACRQCLVDVPDAGNGRGFPKPQASCTLPVAPGMVVNTQATSEVADKAQQGVMEFLLVNHPLDCPVCDKGGECPLQNQAMSNGRGESRFTASGGVKRTFPKPINLSPQVLLDRERCIVCQRCTRFAEEIAGDPFIALVERGAQQQIGIAESAPFLSYFSGNTIQICPVGALTSESYRFRSRPFDLVSTPSVAEHDACGSAIRVDHRRGKVMRRLAGNDPEVNEEWITDKDRFAFTYAHLEDRLGYPQVRDRVEDGGDGSLRPASWPEAFAVAARGLAAAGSSAVLTGGRMSTEDAYAYAKLARVTLGTNDIDFRARPHSAEEEQFLAAHVALGAPEAGGVTYADLESAATVVLAGLEPEDEAGAVFLRLRRAAKHGTRVLAVAPYLTRGLAKLSAHLVPTAPGAEAGALAAMVEHAEHGVDATTVVLVGERLATSPGALTAAADLAARTGARLAWVPRRAGDRGAVEAGCLPGLLPGARPVADAAARVDAAASWGVASLPETPGRDADAIVAALVAGEVGGLVVGGVDPADTTDPAATRAALEAASFVVALELRETEVTRAADVVFPVAAAVEKAGTFVNWEGRVRPFEAVLPSPSSLPDLRVLAGISEELAAAGHGAALGFRTVDEVRAEMADLGAWDGDRAAMHSDPLSDPTGAAPGEGVALSTWKQLIDDGAMQAGDKHLAATARPAVARLSPATYAAASLSGGSVTVVGDRGELTLPVEQVPGMVDDVVWVPSASFGTSVLERLASPGSRVSLKGASL; encoded by the coding sequence ATGACAACCACCCCCGAGAGGACCTCGGCCGAGGTCGAGCTGGTCCAGGTGACCATCGACGGCATCGAGGTCAGCGTCCCCAAGGACACCCTGGTGATCCGGGCCGCCGAGCAGGTCGGCGTGCAGATCCCGCGCTTCTGCGACCACCCGCTGCTCGAGCCGGTCGGCGCCTGCCGCCAGTGCCTGGTCGACGTCCCCGACGCCGGCAACGGCCGCGGCTTCCCCAAGCCGCAGGCCTCCTGCACCCTGCCGGTCGCACCGGGCATGGTCGTCAACACCCAGGCCACCAGCGAGGTCGCCGACAAGGCCCAGCAGGGCGTCATGGAGTTCCTGCTGGTCAACCACCCGCTCGACTGCCCGGTCTGCGACAAGGGCGGCGAGTGCCCCCTGCAGAACCAGGCGATGTCCAACGGGCGCGGCGAGTCGCGCTTCACCGCCTCCGGCGGCGTCAAGCGCACCTTCCCCAAGCCGATCAACCTCTCCCCGCAGGTGCTGCTCGACCGCGAGCGCTGCATCGTGTGCCAGCGCTGCACCCGCTTCGCCGAGGAGATCGCCGGCGACCCGTTCATCGCGCTGGTCGAGCGCGGCGCCCAGCAGCAGATCGGCATCGCCGAGTCGGCGCCGTTCCTGTCCTACTTCTCCGGCAACACCATCCAGATCTGCCCGGTGGGCGCGCTCACCTCGGAGTCCTACCGGTTCCGCTCGCGCCCCTTCGACCTGGTCTCCACCCCCAGCGTCGCCGAGCACGACGCCTGCGGCTCCGCGATCCGCGTCGACCACCGTCGCGGCAAGGTGATGCGTCGCCTGGCCGGCAACGACCCCGAGGTCAACGAGGAGTGGATCACCGACAAGGACCGCTTCGCCTTCACCTACGCCCACCTCGAGGACCGGCTGGGCTACCCGCAGGTGCGCGACCGCGTCGAGGACGGCGGCGACGGCTCGCTGCGCCCGGCGTCGTGGCCCGAGGCCTTCGCCGTGGCCGCGCGCGGGCTGGCCGCCGCCGGCTCGTCGGCGGTGCTGACCGGTGGCCGGATGAGCACCGAGGACGCCTACGCCTACGCCAAGCTGGCGCGGGTCACGCTCGGCACCAACGACATCGACTTCCGCGCCCGCCCGCACTCGGCGGAGGAGGAGCAGTTCCTCGCCGCCCACGTCGCCCTCGGCGCCCCCGAGGCCGGCGGGGTCACCTACGCCGACCTGGAGTCGGCGGCGACGGTGGTGCTGGCCGGGCTCGAGCCCGAGGACGAGGCCGGCGCGGTCTTCCTGCGCCTGCGCCGCGCGGCCAAGCACGGCACCCGCGTGCTCGCGGTCGCGCCGTACCTGACCCGCGGGCTCGCCAAGCTCTCCGCCCACCTGGTGCCCACCGCCCCCGGCGCCGAGGCCGGTGCGCTCGCCGCGATGGTCGAGCACGCCGAGCACGGTGTCGACGCCACCACCGTCGTGCTGGTCGGCGAGCGCCTGGCGACCTCGCCCGGCGCGCTCACCGCGGCCGCCGACCTGGCCGCCCGCACCGGCGCCCGACTGGCCTGGGTGCCGCGTCGCGCCGGTGACCGCGGTGCGGTCGAGGCCGGCTGCCTGCCCGGCCTGCTGCCCGGCGCCCGGCCGGTGGCCGACGCCGCCGCCCGCGTCGACGCCGCCGCGTCGTGGGGCGTCGCCTCGCTGCCCGAGACGCCCGGCCGTGACGCCGACGCGATCGTCGCCGCCCTGGTCGCCGGCGAGGTCGGCGGCCTGGTCGTCGGCGGGGTCGACCCCGCCGACACCACCGACCCGGCCGCGACCCGCGCCGCCCTCGAGGCCGCCTCCTTCGTGGTCGCCCTCGAGCTGCGCGAGACCGAGGTGACCCGGGCCGCCGACGTGGTGTTCCCCGTCGCCGCCGCCGTCGAGAAGGCCGGCACGTTCGTCAACTGGGAGGGGCGGGTGCGTCCCTTCGAGGCCGTGCTGCCCAGCCCCTCGTCGCTGCCCGACCTGCGGGTGCTCGCCGGCATCTCCGAGGAGCTCGCGGCCGCCGGCCACGGTGCCGCCCTCGGGTTCCGCACCGTCGACGAGGTCCGCGCCGAGATGGCCGACCTCGGCGCCTGGGACGGCGACCGGGCCGCGATGCACTCCGACCCGCTCTCGGACCCCACCGGGGCCGCCCCGGGTGAGGGCGTCGCCCTCTCGACCTGGAAGCAGCTCATCGACGACGGCGCCATGCAGGCCGGCGACAAGCACCTCGCCGCCACCGCCCGGCCCGCCGTGGCCCGCCTCAGCCCCGCGACGTACGCCGCCGCCTCCCTGTCGGGCGGCTCGGTCACGGTCGTGGGCGACCGCGGTGAGCTGACGCTGCCCGTGGAGCAGGTGCCCGGCATGGTCGACGACGTCGTGTGGGTGCCGTCCGCGTCCTTCGGGACCTCCGTGCTCGAACGCCTGGCCTCGCCGGGCAGCCGCGTGAGCCTGAAGGGAGCCTCGCTGTGA
- the nuoE gene encoding NADH-quinone oxidoreductase subunit NuoE → MTLSQTTLDELREIAGRYPEARSGLLPMLHLVQSTEGRVTPEGIEACAEILDISAAEVSGVATFYTMYKRRPVGDYHVGVCTNTLCAVMGGDQIFERLKDHLDVGNDETTADVPGQKNITLEHVECNAACDYAPVMMVNWEFMDNMTPDSAVALVDDLRAGKEVTSTRGPRVCTWREAERVLAGFPDGRADEGPAAGPASLVGLEIAHERGWSAPSAQASGATGTEPTADGEGAEAARRTDASEEAESAAVEAESGSDQTAAEKKEAN, encoded by the coding sequence ATGACGCTGTCGCAGACGACCCTCGACGAGCTGCGCGAGATCGCCGGCCGCTACCCCGAGGCCCGCTCCGGCCTGCTGCCGATGCTGCACCTGGTGCAGTCCACCGAGGGCCGGGTGACCCCTGAGGGCATCGAGGCGTGCGCCGAGATCCTCGACATCTCCGCGGCCGAGGTCAGCGGTGTCGCGACCTTCTACACGATGTACAAGCGCCGCCCCGTCGGCGACTACCACGTCGGGGTCTGCACCAACACGCTGTGCGCGGTGATGGGCGGCGACCAGATCTTCGAGCGGCTCAAGGACCACCTCGACGTCGGCAACGACGAGACCACCGCCGACGTGCCGGGCCAGAAGAACATCACCCTCGAGCACGTCGAGTGCAACGCGGCCTGCGACTACGCGCCGGTGATGATGGTCAACTGGGAGTTCATGGACAACATGACCCCCGACTCGGCGGTCGCCCTGGTCGACGACCTGCGCGCCGGCAAGGAGGTCACCTCGACCCGTGGCCCGCGCGTGTGCACCTGGCGCGAGGCCGAGCGCGTGCTCGCCGGCTTCCCCGACGGGCGCGCCGACGAGGGCCCCGCCGCGGGCCCCGCCTCGCTGGTGGGTCTCGAGATCGCCCACGAGCGCGGCTGGAGCGCCCCCTCGGCGCAGGCCTCGGGCGCCACCGGCACCGAGCCCACCGCCGACGGCGAGGGCGCCGAGGCCGCGCGTCGTACCGACGCCTCCGAGGAGGCCGAGTCGGCCGCCGTCGAGGCGGAGAGCGGCAGCGACCAGACCGCCGCGGAGAAGAAGGAGGCGAACTGA
- the nuoF gene encoding NADH-quinone oxidoreductase subunit NuoF, with translation MVDTLTPVLTANWGAERSWTLASYEEHGGYAGLRTALGMAPDDVIAAVKDSGLRGRGGAGFPTGMKWGFIPQDNPKPKYLVVNADESEPGTCKDIPLMMASPHTLVEGVIISSFAIRANKAFIYIRGEVLHVIRRVQAAVAEAYAAGHLGTDIHGSGYDLDIVVHAGAGAYICGEETALLEGLEGRRGQPRLRPPFPAVAGLYASPTVINNVESIASVPSIIAHGADWFASMGTEKSKGFGIFSLSGHVARPGQYEAPLGITLRELIDLAGGMRAGHELKFWTPGGSSTPMLTAEHLDLPLDFEGMAEAGSMLGTRALQLFDETTCVVRAVLRWTEFYKHESCGKCTPCREGTWWLVQTLARLEKGEGREEDLDLLLDQCDNILGRSFCALGDGATSPISSSIKFFRDEYLAHLEHGGCPFDPAASTVFATAGAQA, from the coding sequence GTGGTCGACACCCTGACCCCGGTCCTCACCGCCAACTGGGGCGCCGAGCGCTCCTGGACCCTGGCGTCCTACGAGGAGCACGGCGGCTACGCCGGGCTGCGCACCGCCCTGGGCATGGCCCCCGACGACGTGATCGCCGCTGTCAAGGACTCCGGTCTGCGCGGGCGCGGCGGCGCGGGCTTCCCCACCGGCATGAAGTGGGGCTTCATCCCGCAGGACAACCCCAAGCCCAAGTACCTCGTGGTCAACGCCGACGAGTCCGAGCCGGGCACCTGCAAGGACATCCCGCTGATGATGGCCAGCCCCCACACGCTGGTCGAGGGCGTCATCATCAGCTCCTTCGCCATCCGCGCCAACAAGGCCTTCATCTACATCCGCGGCGAGGTGCTCCACGTCATCCGCCGGGTCCAGGCGGCCGTGGCCGAGGCGTACGCCGCCGGCCACCTCGGCACCGACATCCACGGCAGCGGCTACGACCTCGACATCGTGGTCCACGCCGGCGCCGGCGCCTACATCTGTGGCGAGGAGACCGCCCTGCTCGAGGGCCTCGAGGGCCGTCGCGGCCAGCCGCGCCTGCGCCCGCCGTTCCCCGCCGTGGCCGGGCTCTACGCCAGCCCCACGGTCATCAACAACGTCGAGTCGATCGCCTCGGTGCCCTCGATCATCGCCCACGGCGCCGACTGGTTCGCCTCCATGGGCACCGAGAAGTCCAAGGGCTTCGGCATCTTCTCGCTCTCGGGCCACGTCGCCCGGCCCGGGCAGTACGAGGCCCCGCTGGGCATCACGCTGCGCGAGCTGATCGACCTGGCCGGCGGCATGCGCGCCGGCCACGAGCTGAAGTTCTGGACCCCCGGCGGCTCCTCGACCCCGATGCTGACCGCCGAGCACCTCGACCTGCCGCTCGACTTCGAGGGGATGGCCGAGGCCGGCAGCATGCTCGGCACCCGCGCCCTGCAGCTCTTCGACGAGACCACCTGCGTGGTGCGCGCGGTGCTGCGCTGGACCGAGTTCTACAAGCACGAGTCCTGCGGCAAGTGCACCCCGTGCCGCGAGGGCACCTGGTGGCTGGTGCAGACCCTGGCCCGCCTGGAGAAGGGGGAGGGCCGCGAGGAGGACCTCGACCTGCTCCTCGACCAGTGCGACAACATCCTGGGCCGCTCGTTCTGCGCGCTCGGCGACGGTGCCACCAGCCCGATCTCGAGCTCGATCAAGTTCTTCCGCGACGAGTACCTCGCCCACCTCGAGCACGGGGGCTGCCCCTTCGACCCCGCGGCCTCGACCGTCTTCGCCACCGCTGGAGCCCAGGCATGA
- a CDS encoding NADH-quinone oxidoreductase subunit D, whose protein sequence is MAANTGTNTSTGAGEQDLYAGTQETSEGRVFTVSGQDWDSITEGLEEGAEERVVVNMGPQHPSTHGVLRLILELEGETVTEARCGIGYLHTGIEKNMEFRSWTQGVTFCTRMDYLSPFYNEMTYVLGVERLLDIEADVPEKAQVMRVLLMELNRLSSHLVAIATGGMELGALTVMTIGFRERELVLDLFELITGLRMNHAFIRPGGVAQDLPPGALDEIRGFIDLMRKRLPEYAALCNANPIFKGRLEGVGHLDLEGCLALGLTGPPLRATGYPWDLRKSEPYCGYETYDFDVQTWDTADAYGRFRVRLAEMWESLKIVEQAAERLAGLEGAPVMVADKKVAWPSQLSIGSDGMGNSLDHIRHIMGESMEGLIHHFKLVTEGFRVPTGQAYVPVESPRGELGAHVVSDGGTRPFRAHFRDPSFTNLQATSVMSEGGMVADVIVAIASIDPVMGGVDR, encoded by the coding sequence ATGGCTGCCAACACCGGAACCAACACCAGCACGGGCGCCGGCGAGCAGGACCTCTACGCCGGCACCCAGGAGACCTCCGAGGGGCGCGTCTTCACCGTCTCCGGCCAGGACTGGGACTCCATCACCGAGGGGCTCGAGGAGGGCGCCGAGGAGCGCGTCGTCGTCAACATGGGCCCCCAGCACCCCTCGACCCACGGCGTGCTGCGCCTGATCCTGGAGCTCGAGGGCGAGACGGTCACCGAGGCCCGCTGCGGCATCGGCTACCTGCACACCGGCATCGAGAAGAACATGGAGTTCCGCTCCTGGACGCAGGGCGTCACGTTCTGCACCCGGATGGACTACCTCTCCCCGTTCTACAACGAGATGACCTACGTGCTCGGCGTCGAGCGGCTGCTCGACATCGAGGCCGACGTGCCCGAGAAGGCGCAGGTCATGCGGGTGCTCCTGATGGAGCTCAACCGTCTCTCCTCCCACCTGGTCGCGATCGCCACCGGCGGCATGGAGCTCGGCGCGCTGACCGTGATGACGATCGGCTTCCGCGAGCGCGAGCTGGTGCTCGACCTCTTCGAGCTGATCACCGGCCTGCGGATGAACCACGCCTTCATCCGCCCCGGCGGCGTCGCCCAGGACCTGCCTCCCGGCGCCCTCGACGAGATCCGAGGCTTCATCGACCTGATGCGCAAGCGCCTGCCCGAGTACGCCGCGCTGTGCAACGCCAACCCGATCTTCAAGGGCCGCCTCGAGGGCGTGGGCCACCTCGACCTCGAGGGCTGCCTGGCGCTGGGCCTGACCGGTCCGCCGCTGCGCGCCACCGGCTACCCCTGGGACCTGCGCAAGTCCGAGCCGTACTGCGGCTACGAGACCTACGACTTCGACGTGCAGACCTGGGACACCGCCGACGCCTACGGCCGCTTCCGGGTGCGCCTGGCCGAGATGTGGGAGTCGCTGAAGATCGTCGAGCAGGCCGCCGAGCGCCTCGCCGGCCTCGAGGGCGCTCCCGTCATGGTCGCCGACAAGAAGGTCGCCTGGCCCAGCCAGCTCTCGATCGGCTCCGACGGCATGGGCAACAGCCTCGACCACATCCGCCACATCATGGGCGAGTCGATGGAGGGCCTGATCCACCACTTCAAGCTGGTCACCGAGGGCTTCCGGGTCCCGACCGGCCAGGCCTACGTGCCCGTGGAGTCGCCGCGCGGCGAGCTCGGCGCACACGTCGTCTCCGACGGCGGCACCCGACCCTTCCGGGCGCACTTCCGCGACCCGTCGTTCACCAACCTGCAGGCGACGTCCGTGATGAGCGAGGGCGGCATGGTCGCCGACGTCATCGTGGCGATCGCCTCGATCGACCCCGTGATGGGAGGCGTCGACCGATGA
- a CDS encoding NADH-quinone oxidoreductase subunit C: MSDDKDVTTATPDGPEQTPGKPAVEQSPENLPSAPGQVHQVGQRHGMFGVRGTGDTSGYGGLVSAVTYPAPSSRPFGGWFDEVADALEAATRSAGLEQAVGSVVVHRGEITFHVRREDLLDVARLLRDDEALRFELCSSVSGVHYPDDTGRELHVVMHLLSMTHNRRIRVEATAPDADPHVPSVVAVYPTADWHERETYDMFGIVFDGHPGLTRILMPDDWPGHPQRKDYPLGGIPVEYKGGTVPPPDQRRSYN; this comes from the coding sequence GTGAGCGACGACAAGGACGTCACGACGGCGACCCCCGACGGGCCCGAGCAGACCCCCGGCAAGCCGGCGGTGGAGCAGTCGCCCGAGAACCTGCCCTCCGCCCCCGGCCAGGTCCACCAGGTCGGCCAGCGCCACGGGATGTTCGGCGTGCGCGGCACCGGTGACACCAGCGGCTACGGCGGCCTGGTCTCGGCCGTCACCTACCCCGCGCCGAGCAGCCGTCCCTTCGGCGGCTGGTTCGACGAGGTCGCCGACGCCCTCGAGGCCGCGACCCGCTCGGCCGGGCTCGAGCAGGCCGTCGGCAGCGTCGTGGTGCACCGCGGCGAGATCACCTTCCACGTGCGCCGCGAGGACCTCCTCGACGTGGCGCGGCTGCTGCGCGACGACGAGGCGCTGCGCTTCGAGCTGTGCTCGAGCGTCTCCGGCGTGCACTACCCCGACGACACCGGGCGCGAGCTGCACGTGGTGATGCACCTGCTCTCGATGACCCACAACCGCCGGATCCGCGTCGAGGCCACCGCCCCCGACGCCGACCCGCACGTGCCCTCGGTGGTCGCGGTCTACCCGACCGCCGACTGGCACGAGCGCGAGACCTACGACATGTTCGGGATCGTCTTCGACGGCCACCCCGGGCTCACGCGCATCCTCATGCCCGACGACTGGCCGGGCCACCCCCAGCGCAAGGACTACCCGCTGGGTGGCATCCCCGTGGAGTACAAGGGCGGCACCGTGCCGCCTCCCGACCAGCGGAGGTCGTACAACTGA